From a single Callithrix jacchus isolate 240 chromosome 5, calJac240_pri, whole genome shotgun sequence genomic region:
- the ACTL10 gene encoding actin-like protein 10, protein MGRIAVVVDQGSGFTKAGFAGENQPRIVLKSSSLVPSWDRPVLPGTPGCELAGGVARAHPIKHGVVVDWEALEGLWERLLVGGLRVCPEQWPVLVSASPSAPPSSRERVAELLFETLTVPACHMASTALLALCSTGAFSGLAVEAGAGVCHATPIYAGHSWHQATFRLNVAGSTLSRHLRDLLLAADPELSQKALPRKAITHLKKRSCYVSLDFEGDLRDPARHHPASFSTGNGCCVCLGSERFRCPEPIFQPGLLGRDEPGLPALAFRALQKMPQMLRTRLAGTVVLAGGSTLFPGFAERLDKELEAQCRRHGYAALRPHLVAKHGRGMAVWTGGSMVASLHPFRRRWITRAMYQECGSRLLYDVFN, encoded by the coding sequence ATGGGCCGTATCGCGGTGGTGGTGGACCAGGGCTCAGGCTTCACTAAGGCGGGCTTTGCGGGTGAGAACCAGCCGCGCATAGTGCTGAAGAGCTCCAGCCTGGTGCCCAGCTGGGATCGGCCGGTGCTGCCCGGCACCCCGGGCTGCGAGCTGGCGGGCGGCGTGGCGCGGGCGCACCCCATCAAGCACGGTGTCGTGGTGGACTGGGAGGCCCTGGAGGGGCTGTGGGAGCGCCTGCTGGTGGGCGGCCTGCGGGTGTGCCCGGAGCAGTGGCCCGTGCTGGTGAGCGCCTCGCCGTCGGCGCCGCCCTCGAGCCGCGAAAGGGTAGCGGAGCTGCTGTTCGAGACGCTGACAGTGCCCGCGTGCCACATGGCCAGCACCGCGTTGCTGGCGCTCTGCTCCACCGGCGCGTTCAGTGGGCTGGCCGTGGAGGCAGGCGCGGGCGTGTGCCACGCCACGCCCATCTACGCAGGTCACTCGTGGCATCAGGCCACTTTCCGGCTGAACGTGGCGGGCAGCACCCTATCGCGCCATCTACGGGACCTGCTGCTGGCGGCGGACCCTGAGCTCTCGCAGAAGGCCCTGCCCCGTAAGGCCATCACGCATCTCAAGAAGCGCAGCTGCTATGTGTCTCTGGACTTCGAGGGCGACCTCCGCGACCCCGCCCGCCACCATCCGGCCAGTTTCAGCACCGGTAACGGGTGCTGCGTCTGCCTCGGCAGCGAGCGCTTCCGCTGCCCCGAACCCATCTTCCAGCCGGGCCTGCTGGGCCGGGATGAGCCGGGGCTGCCTGCGCTGGCCTTCCGGGCGCTGCAGAAAATGCCCCAAATGCTGCGGACACGGCTGGCCGGCACCGTGGTGCTGGCCGGCGGCTCCACGCTATTTCCTGGCTTCGCCGAACGTCTGGACAAGGAGTTGGAGGCGCAGTGCCGGCGACACGGCTACGCGGCCCTGCGGCCCCACCTGGTGGCCAAGCATGGGCGTGGCATGGCTGTGTGGACCGGCGGCTCCATGGTGGCCTCGCTGCACCCCTTCCGGCGCCGCTGGATAACCCGGGCCATGTACCAGGAGTGTGGCTCCAGGCTGCTGTATGATGTGTTCAACTGA